The following is a genomic window from Terriglobales bacterium.
AACCTCCGTCTGCGTCTCTTCCTCGGCGTCCAGCGCCACCGTATCGGTGCGCTGCGCTGCCAGCAGCCACTGTTGCCTCGGACTCAGCGACTGCCGCACCTCCGCATCCATGCGCTGCACCTCTTCCTGGTTCAGTTCAGGAAAGCGGCCGCGCAGTTCCAGGCACACCTCGTCCAGCGAGCGGCCGTCTTGGTAACGCAGCCGGTAGATCTCCTGGTGGAGGGAGGAAAGCCGTCCCACCGACTCGAACGTGCGCTGCCTCCCGTATTGTTTGCGGTGCCAGTCCAGCGCCAGGTTCCTCACCACTACCCGCAACCAGGTGACAAAGCTGGTCTCGCTCTCCGGCCGGTACTGCAGCAGCCGGCGGTAGCCACGCGCGCTCAACTGCTCGCAAACGAAGACGAAGCAATCCGCTGCCCGCTCCGGGTCCCAGATGGTGCGCCGTACCGCCTGCAGCAGGATGGCGCCGTAGTTCTCCAGGAACTCCACCCAGGCCTCTTGCGCTCTCGCGGAGCGCAACTCCTGCTGCCACGCCGCTATGGAAGGATCGCCCATGCTCGCATCTGCGAAACCAGCGCCTCTCCCCGGCCGAAGTTCTGCGGAGTCTAGAACGAATACCCCGACAAGCAAAAGGGGCTTCGTACTTCACAGTTCACAGTTCACCGTTCTCAGTTCATACTGCTGCTTCATGTCTCGCAAGCATGTTTTTGCCACTCTTGTCGTCTTTGTCATCCTGGGCGTGCTCTTCTATTTGCAGTTCCGCTCCTGGCAGACCTTCGACTGGGGCGTCTTCTGGATGCAGACCCGTGGGGCCGACCTCCGGCGTATCTTCTTCGCCGTCCTCCTCATCTACTGCGGCTATATCATTCGCGCCTTGCGCTGGAAGATTTTCCTGCGCCCGGTGTGCCGCGCCCGCACCCGCGATCTCCTCCCCGCCACCGTCATCGGTTTCGCCGGGCTCGCCCTGCTCGGCCGGCCCGCCGAGCTCATCCGTCCTTATCTCATCGCCCGCCGCCAGCAGCTTCCTTTTTCCTCCCAGGTGGCGGTCTGGATGGTGGAGCGCATCTTCGACACCGGCTCCTTTGCCGTCCTCGTCACCCTCACCATTTTCTTTGCGCCCAGCCTGCGCCCTCTTCCCTACTTTGCGCAGTTCACCGTGTTCGGATACTTCCTGGTGTTTGCCGTCCTGGGCATGATCACCGGGGCGTTCCTCTTGTGGCGCGGCAGCGAAGGGCTGGCCGCTTGGGTGGAGCGTCGTTTTGTCCGCTGGGCTCCGCATCTGGCCCACACCGCTGCCGACCGCGCCCGCGCCTTCGGCCGCGGCCTGCATACCATCCACGACCGGCGCTCGTTCTTCCAACTCGTCGGACTCTCTCTCTTCCTCTGGCTGATGATCGCCCTCGCCTACCGCGAAATCGCCCACGCCTACCCTGAGCCCTTGCGCTCCATGACCATCCCGCACGTACTGCTGCTGATGG
Proteins encoded in this region:
- a CDS encoding sigma-70 family RNA polymerase sigma factor, whose protein sequence is MGDPSIAAWQQELRSARAQEAWVEFLENYGAILLQAVRRTIWDPERAADCFVFVCEQLSARGYRRLLQYRPESETSFVTWLRVVVRNLALDWHRKQYGRQRTFESVGRLSSLHQEIYRLRYQDGRSLDEVCLELRGRFPELNQEEVQRMDAEVRQSLSPRQQWLLAAQRTDTVALDAEEETQTEVADPAPGPEDWAISAEEWQRLGRGLAKLEAAERLLLQLRFGQGATLAKIAQFAGLPDAQTADRRIRTILDKLRRELE
- a CDS encoding lysylphosphatidylglycerol synthase transmembrane domain-containing protein, whose amino-acid sequence is MSRKHVFATLVVFVILGVLFYLQFRSWQTFDWGVFWMQTRGADLRRIFFAVLLIYCGYIIRALRWKIFLRPVCRARTRDLLPATVIGFAGLALLGRPAELIRPYLIARRQQLPFSSQVAVWMVERIFDTGSFAVLVTLTIFFAPSLRPLPYFAQFTVFGYFLVFAVLGMITGAFLLWRGSEGLAAWVERRFVRWAPHLAHTAADRARAFGRGLHTIHDRRSFFQLVGLSLFLWLMIALAYREIAHAYPEPLRSMTIPHVLLLMGFGIAGSTIQLPAVGGGTQLANIAALAHIFGAPPELAVSCGIMLWLVTFVAIAPAGFLLARREHLSLRQLEEKVEEEAREQV